A genomic stretch from uncultured Cohaesibacter sp. includes:
- a CDS encoding glyoxylate/hydroxypyruvate reductase A, with amino-acid sequence MKIALTAKGWEIPTWIENLNKLLPEAEVCLSDNLGNREEIDYALAWKGDTAFLNDLPNLKAVFSLGAGVEFLTQEPNLPDVPIVRVIGDDLTARMCEYVVLNVLMHHRHCLRRLDQQASKDWVQRPDAAAEDFRVGMLGIGVLGLAAARKLQNLGYRVSGWSRSAKEIEGLDTYHGADGLEAMLGKTDILVCLLPHTPETEGILNLDLFKKLAKDGPLGGGVIINAGRGKLQVETDIATAINQGVLAGASLDVFEQEPLPADSPLWELPNVIITPHIAAVSAPYATTKCIVEQIKRNEAGEPMVGIVDRNAGY; translated from the coding sequence ATGAAAATTGCACTAACCGCGAAAGGCTGGGAGATTCCCACCTGGATCGAGAATCTGAATAAACTGCTGCCAGAAGCAGAAGTCTGCCTGTCTGACAATCTTGGTAATCGCGAAGAAATCGACTATGCCCTCGCCTGGAAGGGCGACACGGCCTTTCTCAATGACCTGCCGAACCTGAAAGCCGTCTTTTCTCTGGGGGCTGGCGTCGAGTTCCTGACGCAAGAACCAAACCTGCCAGACGTGCCCATCGTGCGCGTCATTGGCGATGATCTCACCGCTCGCATGTGCGAATATGTGGTTCTGAATGTGCTGATGCATCACCGCCATTGCTTGCGAAGGCTTGACCAGCAGGCCAGCAAGGATTGGGTCCAGAGACCGGATGCGGCCGCAGAAGACTTCCGGGTTGGCATGCTCGGAATCGGCGTCCTGGGGCTTGCGGCTGCGCGCAAACTGCAAAATCTGGGCTATCGCGTATCTGGCTGGAGCCGTTCCGCCAAAGAGATTGAGGGCCTTGATACCTATCATGGCGCAGACGGCCTTGAGGCCATGCTGGGCAAGACCGACATTCTGGTCTGCCTGCTGCCGCATACACCTGAAACCGAGGGCATCCTCAATCTCGATTTGTTCAAGAAGCTGGCCAAGGATGGCCCTCTTGGCGGCGGGGTGATCATCAATGCCGGTCGCGGCAAACTTCAGGTGGAAACTGACATCGCCACTGCGATCAATCAGGGCGTTTTGGCTGGTGCGTCGCTGGATGTGTTCGAGCAGGAACCCCTGCCCGCAGACAGTCCACTCTGGGAGCTCCCCAACGTCATCATCACGCCGCATATCGCCGCCGTCAGCGCACCATATGCAACGACCAAATGCATCGTCGAGCAGATCAAACGCAACGAAGCAGGTGAGCCGATGGTCGGTATCGTTGATCGGAATGCGGGCTACTAA
- a CDS encoding NlpC/P60 family protein, with translation MLNSSLNAFRPDLADRRLEGQVEAERFVDPVIKRVQVPVAPVKSGSDGRSGLDTQAMLGEVVKVFEEATNGWSWVQLDGDGYVGYMPSNALWPFGGPLNDEFIAGTPTHKVSAVRTFVYPGPDLKYPAAVFLSMGAGLILGEEQEVRGTRYRKLLNMPTPNGEAGWVVAQHVCEVDSKAEDFVSVAQSLIGTPYLWGGKSSLGIDCSGLVQLACEMAGIEMLRDASMQEKEAGEALDISAGLPELVRGDLVFWPGHVGIMTGPDTLLHANGYHMAVAEEPLAGAIERIAQNEYGKLRTIRRLTK, from the coding sequence ATGTTGAATTCATCTCTGAATGCCTTTCGCCCGGATCTCGCCGACAGACGCCTTGAAGGACAGGTGGAAGCCGAACGCTTTGTGGATCCTGTCATCAAGAGGGTGCAGGTGCCCGTCGCACCGGTCAAATCCGGTTCGGACGGACGCAGTGGTCTTGATACCCAAGCCATGCTGGGTGAAGTGGTCAAAGTCTTCGAAGAAGCCACCAATGGCTGGAGCTGGGTGCAGCTGGATGGTGACGGTTATGTGGGCTACATGCCTTCCAACGCGCTGTGGCCGTTTGGCGGTCCGCTCAATGATGAATTCATCGCCGGAACGCCGACACACAAGGTGAGTGCTGTGCGCACCTTTGTCTATCCGGGGCCGGATCTCAAATATCCTGCCGCAGTGTTTCTCTCCATGGGAGCAGGGCTGATCCTTGGCGAGGAGCAGGAGGTGCGTGGCACCCGCTATCGCAAGCTGCTCAATATGCCCACACCCAATGGCGAAGCCGGTTGGGTCGTCGCCCAGCATGTGTGCGAAGTTGATAGCAAGGCTGAGGATTTCGTGTCTGTTGCTCAAAGCCTTATTGGCACGCCTTATCTCTGGGGGGGCAAAAGCTCCCTTGGCATCGATTGCTCGGGGCTTGTTCAACTTGCCTGTGAAATGGCGGGCATCGAGATGCTCCGTGATGCTTCCATGCAGGAAAAGGAAGCCGGCGAGGCGTTGGATATCTCCGCAGGCCTGCCTGAGCTGGTGCGCGGCGATCTTGTCTTCTGGCCCGGACATGTCGGCATCATGACGGGGCCGGACACTCTGCTGCATGCAAACGGCTATCACATGGCCGTGGCGGAAGAGCCACTCGCCGGAGCGATCGAGCGCATAGCCCAAAATGAATATGGCAAGCTCAGAACGATCCGGCGGCTGACAAAATAG
- a CDS encoding MarR family winged helix-turn-helix transcriptional regulator, producing the protein MSMDICAGQALKLWHDVTHDMVLEDESDLSARQLMVLLTVYLETPPHTVRGLAAKLGVTKPAITRALDTMGRYGLLTRRRDDKDKRNVVILRTVKGALYVDKLSHKIVHKAQHISY; encoded by the coding sequence ATGTCTATGGATATTTGCGCTGGCCAAGCGTTGAAATTATGGCATGACGTAACCCATGATATGGTGCTCGAAGACGAAAGCGACCTCTCTGCGCGGCAGTTGATGGTGCTTCTGACAGTCTATCTGGAAACGCCACCACACACGGTGCGTGGCCTCGCCGCCAAGCTCGGGGTCACCAAACCTGCCATCACCCGCGCGCTGGATACAATGGGGCGATATGGCCTGCTGACGCGGCGTCGTGATGACAAGGACAAACGCAATGTAGTCATTCTGCGTACTGTAAAGGGCGCACTCTATGTCGACAAACTCAGCCACAAGATTGTTCACAAAGCCCAGCATATCAGTTACTAG
- a CDS encoding leucyl aminopeptidase family protein — translation MLVPKALSAQATQWIEATGFAAKEGEVCLLPGPSGSCEAVLFGLGKKESKTASPLLPGLLPVKLPAGRYHFVEDDRFVEDPQVLFLATLAWHLGCYRFDRYKENAKEMPQLDWPDGVDRDEVLRQAKGCNLARDLINVPANDMGPDELEAVTRGLVDTHGAQLEVTTGDELLEKNFPMIHAVGRASTRAPRLLDFIWGKESDPKVTLVGKGVCFDTGGLNIKPGSSMALMKKDMGGAANVLGLASMIMSAKLPVRLRVLIPAVENSIAGDAFRPGDILRSHKGLTVEIGNTDAEGRLILADALSLADDEEPEMLIDMATLTGAARVALGPDLPPFYSDDLELVHAISSESHRQWDPLWNMPLWNAYDAKLSSEIADVNHISSDGFAGSITAALFLRRFVSKSTSWVHFDIFGWAPAAQAARPKGGEAQGIRTLYNLIRDRYDVSWS, via the coding sequence ATGCTGGTGCCCAAGGCGTTGTCCGCTCAGGCGACCCAATGGATCGAAGCGACAGGCTTTGCCGCCAAGGAAGGCGAGGTTTGTTTGTTGCCGGGTCCTTCTGGCTCTTGCGAAGCGGTGCTGTTTGGCCTTGGTAAGAAGGAAAGCAAAACGGCGTCTCCCTTGCTGCCCGGTCTGTTGCCTGTAAAGTTGCCTGCTGGGCGCTACCATTTTGTTGAGGATGACCGGTTTGTGGAAGATCCGCAGGTGCTGTTTCTGGCAACCCTGGCTTGGCATCTGGGCTGCTACCGTTTTGATCGCTACAAGGAAAATGCCAAGGAAATGCCTCAGCTTGATTGGCCCGATGGTGTGGATCGCGATGAAGTCCTGCGCCAGGCCAAAGGATGCAATCTGGCGCGCGACCTGATCAACGTTCCTGCCAACGATATGGGGCCGGATGAGCTTGAAGCTGTGACGCGTGGTCTGGTCGACACCCACGGTGCCCAGCTTGAAGTGACCACTGGCGACGAATTGCTTGAAAAGAACTTCCCGATGATCCATGCGGTTGGACGTGCGTCCACGCGTGCGCCCCGTCTGCTTGATTTCATTTGGGGCAAGGAGAGCGACCCGAAAGTAACTCTTGTGGGCAAGGGAGTGTGTTTTGATACCGGCGGTCTCAATATCAAGCCCGGGAGCTCCATGGCACTGATGAAAAAGGATATGGGGGGCGCTGCGAATGTTCTGGGGCTGGCCTCCATGATCATGTCTGCAAAGCTACCCGTACGATTGCGCGTTCTGATCCCCGCCGTGGAGAATTCCATTGCTGGCGATGCCTTTAGGCCTGGAGACATTTTGCGGAGCCATAAGGGACTGACCGTCGAGATCGGCAACACCGATGCAGAAGGTCGTCTCATTTTGGCTGATGCCCTGTCGCTGGCAGATGATGAAGAGCCCGAAATGCTGATTGATATGGCCACCTTGACCGGCGCAGCGCGTGTGGCGCTGGGCCCGGACCTGCCGCCATTCTATAGCGATGATCTCGAATTGGTCCACGCCATTTCCAGCGAAAGCCACCGGCAGTGGGATCCGCTCTGGAACATGCCGCTCTGGAATGCCTATGATGCCAAGCTTTCATCCGAAATTGCTGATGTGAACCACATTTCCTCGGATGGCTTTGCCGGCTCGATCACGGCCGCTCTGTTCCTGCGTCGCTTTGTTTCCAAATCCACCAGCTGGGTGCATTTCGACATTTTCGGCTGGGCGCCAGCAGCTCAGGCTGCACGCCCCAAAGGCGGTGAAGCACAGGGTATCCGAACGCTTTATAATCTCATCCGTGATCGCTATGATGTGAGTTGGTCATAA
- a CDS encoding tetratricopeptide repeat protein, with translation MRSRTQVGALSRFSPAVPISEVCSMNAQLNAKPSHTMRKIMLAGSIALVLAVAGCSSNKKSTSSSTHQGTSYATEEALRASVTYWEKRYRNNSQDTKTALNYGQSLRLLGRHDQALAVLEKLATEHPKDRVVLAAYGKALATVGRFQQALRVLETAQTPTTPDWRLDSAMGAIYDQTGNFQKARSHYDKALLQAPDAPSVLSNYGLSYLLEGDLVSAESYLRQAAKNPKADSRVRQNLALALGLQGKFREAEAIASNELSPQQAAENMAYLKEMLSQRNNWDKIKKQG, from the coding sequence ATGCGATCCCGCACCCAAGTCGGTGCGCTTTCCCGGTTTTCGCCTGCAGTGCCGATTTCAGAGGTTTGCTCCATGAATGCCCAATTGAATGCCAAGCCATCTCATACCATGCGCAAGATTATGCTCGCAGGGTCCATTGCTCTGGTTCTTGCCGTTGCCGGGTGTTCTTCGAACAAGAAAAGCACTTCGTCGTCGACCCATCAGGGCACCAGCTATGCCACGGAAGAAGCTCTGAGAGCCTCTGTGACCTATTGGGAAAAGCGGTATCGCAACAACAGCCAGGACACCAAAACCGCCCTCAATTATGGCCAGTCTCTGCGCCTACTCGGTCGTCATGATCAGGCGTTGGCCGTGTTGGAAAAGCTGGCGACAGAGCACCCCAAAGACAGGGTCGTTCTGGCTGCCTATGGCAAGGCACTGGCCACCGTTGGTCGCTTCCAACAAGCTCTGCGCGTACTTGAAACAGCTCAGACACCGACCACACCTGATTGGCGGCTGGACAGCGCCATGGGCGCTATTTACGATCAGACAGGCAATTTCCAGAAAGCCCGTAGCCACTACGACAAAGCCTTGCTGCAAGCACCTGACGCTCCGAGTGTCTTGAGCAATTATGGCCTGTCCTACCTGTTGGAAGGCGATCTTGTATCAGCGGAAAGCTACCTAAGACAGGCTGCGAAAAATCCCAAGGCAGACAGCCGCGTAAGGCAAAATCTGGCGCTGGCACTGGGGCTTCAGGGCAAGTTTCGTGAGGCAGAGGCCATCGCAAGCAATGAGCTTTCCCCACAGCAAGCCGCTGAAAATATGGCTTATCTGAAAGAGATGCTCAGCCAGCGCAACAATTGGGACAAAATCAAAAAGCAAGGGTGA
- a CDS encoding type II secretion system F family protein produces MAGFEIQDLFALVTAIAVIASIFAVAMPFLEKDRLGERMHEVASERERIRKRERALLKGGGKEGRISLRQEPKELIVNIVDRFKMRDAFSDKETRTKLKQAGFRLEKHVMTFTFARIIGPFAGLLISLFYVFIMLKPDYPPMVNLLICLLFAYACYYAPLLYLQNLRNKRQASITRAWPDALDLLLICVESGMTAEMGFQKVASEIGTASVELAEELTILTAELSYLQDRRIAYENISERTGLEGVRGVMTSLIQAERYGTPLGDAIRVMAEENRAARLTAAEKKASALPPKLTVPMILFFLPAIFIVVLGPVAVQYFTTH; encoded by the coding sequence ATGGCGGGCTTTGAAATTCAGGATCTGTTTGCACTGGTGACGGCCATTGCCGTGATAGCCTCGATTTTTGCGGTGGCCATGCCTTTCCTTGAGAAGGACCGTCTTGGCGAGAGGATGCATGAAGTCGCAAGCGAAAGAGAGCGGATTCGCAAGCGTGAACGGGCCCTATTGAAGGGCGGCGGCAAGGAAGGGCGTATTTCTCTGCGTCAGGAGCCCAAGGAGTTGATCGTTAATATCGTGGATCGCTTCAAGATGCGCGACGCTTTTTCCGATAAAGAAACCCGCACGAAGCTTAAGCAGGCTGGCTTTCGTCTTGAAAAGCACGTCATGACTTTTACCTTCGCCCGTATCATCGGGCCTTTTGCCGGTTTGCTGATTTCGCTATTCTACGTCTTCATCATGCTAAAGCCAGATTATCCGCCGATGGTGAATCTGCTTATCTGCTTGTTGTTTGCCTACGCCTGCTATTATGCACCGTTGCTCTATTTGCAAAATCTGAGAAACAAACGGCAGGCCTCCATCACGCGGGCTTGGCCGGACGCTCTGGATCTGCTGTTGATCTGTGTCGAATCCGGCATGACCGCAGAAATGGGGTTCCAGAAGGTCGCATCCGAAATTGGCACAGCCAGCGTTGAACTGGCCGAGGAATTGACCATCCTGACCGCAGAGCTGTCCTATTTGCAAGATCGGCGCATAGCCTATGAGAATATATCGGAGCGTACCGGGCTCGAAGGGGTGCGCGGTGTCATGACTTCTCTCATTCAGGCTGAGCGCTATGGTACGCCTCTGGGGGACGCCATTCGCGTAATGGCAGAAGAAAATCGTGCCGCTCGCTTGACTGCCGCCGAGAAAAAAGCCTCAGCCCTGCCACCAAAGCTGACCGTGCCTATGATCCTGTTCTTCCTGCCAGCGATTTTCATCGTGGTTTTGGGACCAGTTGCCGTTCAATATTTCACGACCCATTGA
- a CDS encoding type II secretion system F family protein, with translation MDFINSDLIFAVALVLLVVFAVLGIAWGLFYPRLSKNYSRDQRIQAVSMSRIQMADKRLKSASVDRRKDIEANLKQMEDLQKKGKERKQSLKARLRQAGLSITPKQFWLYSAVSGLAFFLIALVSNTSMIISAGIGIIGFLGVPHFWLARKRKNRMKKFIAEFPNAVDVIVRGIKTGLPLTDCLVIAATETAEPVRSEFKRLVDEQAMGLPLTKVVPRLHQRVPLPETNFFAIVITIQVQAGGSLSEALGNLSRVLRSRAQMKEKVAALSTEAKASAAIIGAMPFIIGFLTYLSQKDLIMLLFQETLGQMLLGGALVWMGIGVMVMKTMINFDI, from the coding sequence ATGGACTTTATCAATAGTGATTTGATCTTTGCCGTTGCGCTGGTTCTTCTGGTCGTCTTTGCCGTCCTGGGTATCGCTTGGGGCCTGTTCTATCCACGCCTTTCCAAGAATTATAGTCGGGATCAGCGTATACAGGCCGTATCGATGAGCCGCATACAGATGGCCGACAAACGCTTGAAATCTGCCAGTGTAGACCGGCGTAAGGATATCGAGGCCAATCTCAAGCAGATGGAAGACCTGCAAAAGAAAGGTAAGGAAAGGAAACAATCCCTCAAAGCACGGCTAAGACAAGCAGGCTTGAGCATTACGCCCAAGCAATTCTGGCTTTATAGTGCCGTGAGTGGACTGGCGTTCTTTCTCATTGCCTTGGTGAGTAATACATCCATGATCATCTCGGCGGGCATCGGCATCATTGGATTTCTGGGCGTGCCCCATTTCTGGTTGGCGCGCAAGCGCAAAAATCGCATGAAGAAATTCATCGCGGAATTTCCTAATGCAGTTGACGTAATTGTCCGCGGTATCAAGACCGGCCTTCCTCTAACCGATTGTCTAGTCATCGCAGCAACCGAGACCGCAGAACCTGTCCGCAGTGAATTCAAGCGTCTGGTCGATGAACAGGCGATGGGCTTGCCGTTGACCAAAGTTGTGCCACGCCTGCATCAGCGCGTTCCTCTGCCGGAAACCAACTTCTTTGCCATCGTGATTACCATTCAGGTTCAGGCCGGTGGTTCCTTGTCCGAGGCCTTGGGCAATCTGTCGCGTGTTTTGCGATCCCGTGCCCAGATGAAGGAAAAAGTGGCAGCCCTCTCTACTGAGGCCAAAGCATCCGCGGCAATCATCGGAGCTATGCCTTTCATCATTGGTTTCTTGACCTACCTTTCCCAGAAAGACCTTATAATGCTCCTGTTTCAGGAAACATTGGGACAAATGCTTCTTGGTGGCGCATTGGTCTGGATGGGAATTGGGGTTATGGTCATGAAGACAATGATCAATTTCGATATTTAA
- a CDS encoding CpaF family protein: protein MFGKRGTESVKVTAPVSKPKAVASKPVPSKSYAKKEEESYKHAVEVNYQPIDDGADSGRSEQYFDIKTSVFGALIDTIDLAQMARLDADSAREEIRDIVSEIIALKNIVLSIAEQEDLLDDICNDVLGYGPLEPLLARDDIADIMVNGAEKTYIETQGKVYLTNVRFRDNGQLMNICQRIVSQVGRRVDESSPICDARLPDGSRVNVIAPPLAIDGPTLTIRKFKKDKLTLDQLVRFGTISPEGAQILKIIGRVRCNVVISGGTGSGKTTLLNCLTNFIENDERIVTCEDAAELQLQQPHVVRLETRPPNLEGEGQITMTDLVRNCLRMRPERIIVGEVRGFEAFDLLQAMNTGHDGSMGTLHANSPREALSRLEAMITMGGYNLPTKTIREMIVGSIDVIVQASRLRDGSRRITHITEVTGMEGDVITTQDLFVYEMTGEDAAGKITGVHRSTGIGRPAFWDRARYYNEETALAAALDASNIEPGGYA, encoded by the coding sequence ATGTTCGGAAAACGTGGAACAGAAAGCGTCAAAGTCACGGCGCCAGTGAGCAAGCCAAAGGCGGTTGCCTCAAAGCCTGTGCCTTCCAAATCTTATGCCAAGAAGGAAGAGGAAAGCTATAAGCATGCTGTCGAGGTGAATTATCAGCCTATTGACGATGGCGCTGACTCTGGCCGTTCCGAACAATATTTCGATATCAAGACCTCGGTTTTCGGCGCTCTGATTGATACGATTGATCTGGCGCAGATGGCGCGACTGGATGCGGATTCCGCGCGCGAGGAAATCCGGGATATCGTTTCCGAGATTATTGCGCTCAAGAATATCGTCCTCTCGATCGCCGAGCAGGAAGATCTGCTGGATGATATTTGCAATGATGTGTTGGGCTATGGCCCGCTGGAGCCGCTTCTGGCACGCGACGACATCGCCGATATCATGGTCAATGGAGCCGAAAAGACCTATATCGAAACACAGGGCAAAGTCTATCTCACCAATGTGCGCTTCCGCGATAATGGCCAGTTGATGAATATTTGCCAGCGCATCGTGTCTCAGGTTGGCCGCCGAGTGGATGAATCCAGCCCGATCTGTGATGCGCGTCTGCCTGATGGCTCTCGTGTGAACGTGATCGCGCCGCCACTTGCCATCGATGGCCCAACGCTGACCATTCGTAAATTCAAGAAAGACAAGTTGACGCTGGATCAATTGGTGCGCTTTGGCACCATTTCTCCAGAAGGTGCCCAGATCCTCAAGATCATCGGGCGGGTTCGATGCAATGTGGTGATTTCTGGTGGTACGGGCTCGGGTAAGACCACTCTGCTCAATTGCCTGACCAACTTCATTGAAAATGACGAACGCATCGTTACCTGCGAAGATGCTGCCGAGCTTCAGTTGCAGCAGCCTCATGTCGTACGCCTTGAAACCCGACCGCCCAACCTTGAAGGCGAGGGGCAGATCACCATGACCGATCTGGTCAGGAACTGTCTGCGTATGCGCCCCGAGCGTATCATCGTGGGCGAGGTGCGTGGCTTTGAGGCATTTGACTTGTTGCAGGCCATGAACACCGGCCATGACGGTTCCATGGGGACGTTGCACGCCAACTCTCCAAGGGAAGCGCTTTCCCGTCTCGAAGCCATGATCACAATGGGGGGCTACAATCTGCCCACCAAGACGATCCGCGAGATGATTGTGGGATCCATAGACGTCATTGTTCAGGCCTCGCGCCTGCGCGACGGGTCTCGTCGCATCACCCATATTACGGAAGTAACCGGCATGGAGGGTGACGTCATCACCACCCAGGATCTGTTCGTCTATGAAATGACCGGAGAAGATGCGGCAGGCAAGATCACTGGCGTTCATCGGTCTACCGGCATTGGCCGACCGGCCTTTTGGGATCGCGCGCGCTATTATAATGAAGAAACCGCCTTGGCGGCAGCGCTTGATGCATCCAACATCGAACCTGGCGGCTACGCCTGA
- a CDS encoding AAA family ATPase, producing MSEQTIPAMGFENDPELQAFQQELSGPGTDEATDIRPLPRVSISAFCETPQIQDTVEAISSDRRLSRVHMKSVSGGVQSAIEFFSDTPTPNLILLEANQSYETLISDLDRLAEVCDVGTKVALIGHINDVQMYRDLVRRGVSEYIVAPVGQIELIQALSDLFVNPDAEPLGKTVAFMGAKGGVGSSTIAHNIGWSITTSNQQDVIISDFDVAFGTAGLDFNEDPPQSIADAIKAGERLDDQYLERLLTRCSDRLHLLTAPAVLDNTCDYEAELFVQMVELLQNSAPYTVLDLPHIWTDWSKALLMGADEIVITAVPDLANLRNVKNLFDLIGQERRGERPPHLIINQTGMQKRPEIKPKDFAAALEREDYIEIPFEPSVFGLAANNGQMISELGSGGKLVELFDKLASDITGRSEAPKTSKSLFAPLLQKLKKSK from the coding sequence ATGAGTGAGCAAACAATTCCAGCCATGGGCTTCGAGAATGATCCGGAGTTGCAGGCATTTCAGCAGGAATTGTCTGGTCCTGGAACCGATGAAGCAACAGACATCCGCCCTTTACCGCGCGTCTCTATATCTGCCTTTTGCGAAACGCCTCAAATTCAGGACACGGTTGAAGCGATCAGCTCAGACCGACGCCTGTCTCGCGTTCATATGAAATCTGTGTCAGGGGGTGTTCAGTCCGCGATCGAGTTCTTTTCCGATACGCCGACCCCGAACCTCATTTTGCTGGAGGCAAACCAGAGCTACGAGACGCTCATATCGGATCTGGACCGCTTGGCCGAGGTTTGTGATGTTGGGACCAAGGTTGCCCTGATTGGCCATATCAACGATGTGCAAATGTATAGGGATCTGGTGCGTCGCGGCGTGTCCGAATATATCGTTGCGCCAGTAGGTCAGATTGAACTCATTCAGGCCTTGAGTGATCTGTTTGTGAACCCTGATGCGGAGCCGCTGGGCAAAACGGTCGCCTTCATGGGGGCCAAGGGCGGGGTTGGCTCCTCGACCATTGCGCATAATATCGGATGGTCGATCACCACCAGCAATCAGCAGGATGTGATTATCTCCGATTTCGATGTTGCTTTCGGCACAGCCGGGCTTGATTTCAACGAAGATCCGCCGCAATCCATCGCAGATGCGATCAAGGCCGGCGAGCGTCTGGACGATCAATATCTGGAGCGCCTTCTTACCCGCTGCAGTGATCGGCTCCATTTGCTTACCGCCCCTGCCGTGCTCGACAATACATGCGATTACGAGGCAGAACTCTTCGTTCAGATGGTGGAGCTATTGCAGAATAGCGCACCCTATACGGTGCTTGATCTGCCCCATATCTGGACTGACTGGAGCAAGGCCTTGCTCATGGGGGCAGACGAGATTGTCATCACGGCGGTTCCCGATCTTGCCAACTTGCGCAATGTCAAGAATCTGTTCGATCTGATCGGTCAGGAACGGCGTGGAGAACGGCCACCGCACCTGATCATCAACCAGACCGGTATGCAGAAAAGGCCTGAGATCAAACCCAAGGATTTCGCCGCGGCTCTTGAGCGCGAGGACTATATCGAAATTCCCTTTGAGCCGTCAGTCTTCGGGTTGGCAGCCAACAATGGCCAGATGATCAGCGAACTGGGATCTGGTGGCAAACTGGTGGAATTGTTCGACAAATTGGCCTCCGATATTACGGGGCGGTCGGAAGCCCCCAAGACAAGCAAGTCCCTTTTTGCGCCACTTTTGCAAAAACTGAAAAAGTCCAAATAG
- a CDS encoding CpaD family pilus assembly protein codes for MAMFKNDEITPMQQTRRPHITRVPLLRGVAIIACALALVGCESKREITGSVPQDYRLRHPITLQQSARTLDIPVGVHSEKLTPSSQSAVAAFAREFRRERASVIQVMVPSGAVNEMSAGFMAREIRMDLMRQGVKSSQIDMLPYTATDATDAPIRLAYPRIEAKTLPCGTHPADFGRSINNMEHFDFGCTTQQNFAAAVANPQDLIQPRGWEPRDSSLRSAVSEKYRTGKETWSSKLDSGSSSEIGK; via the coding sequence ATGGCAATGTTCAAGAATGATGAGATCACGCCAATGCAACAGACCAGACGGCCGCATATTACACGGGTGCCGCTCTTGCGCGGTGTAGCGATCATCGCTTGCGCTCTGGCTTTGGTCGGGTGTGAATCCAAGCGGGAAATAACGGGTTCTGTTCCTCAGGACTATCGTCTGCGCCACCCGATCACCCTGCAGCAATCGGCTCGCACACTGGATATTCCGGTTGGTGTGCACAGCGAAAAATTGACCCCGTCATCTCAATCTGCTGTTGCCGCTTTTGCGAGAGAGTTCAGGCGGGAGCGCGCGTCAGTCATTCAGGTGATGGTGCCCTCAGGAGCTGTCAACGAAATGAGCGCAGGATTCATGGCAAGGGAAATCAGAATGGATCTGATGCGGCAGGGCGTGAAGTCTTCACAGATCGATATGCTGCCCTATACCGCGACGGATGCGACGGACGCGCCGATCCGTTTGGCCTATCCACGCATAGAAGCCAAGACGCTGCCGTGTGGCACGCATCCTGCAGATTTCGGTCGAAGCATCAACAATATGGAGCATTTTGACTTCGGATGCACCACGCAACAAAATTTCGCCGCCGCCGTTGCCAATCCGCAAGATCTGATCCAGCCCCGCGGGTGGGAACCGCGTGATTCTTCGCTGCGCTCGGCCGTGTCGGAGAAATATCGCACTGGGAAGGAAACCTGGTCCAGCAAGCTGGATAGCGGTTCAAGTTCGGAGATTGGCAAATGA